From Mustela erminea isolate mMusErm1 chromosome 1, mMusErm1.Pri, whole genome shotgun sequence, a single genomic window includes:
- the LOC116568150 gene encoding olfactory receptor-like protein OLF4 has product MDPGNNTRISEFQLLGFSEKPELQPLIFGLFLSMYLITVTGNMLLILAVNSDFHLHTPMYFFLANLSFADICFTTTTIPKMLWNIQTQSKVITYAGCITQMYFFMLFTGLDIFLLTVMAYDRFVAICHPLHYTVIMRPCLCGLLVLVCWILSVFHSLLHTSMVLRLSFCTEVEIPHFFCELNQMIQLACSDTFLNNMVIYIAALFLAVGSFIGILYSYSKIVSSISEISSAKGKYKAFSTCASHLSVVSLFYFTCLGVYFTSAATQSSHSSAVASVMYTVVTPMLNPFIYSLRNKDIKCSLKMELGRETNNKRLLISGNKLNVAGVVHYLCWGLFCSLEVFSSIPQTLAAMPRGQEPPLVGTTGTEFENWEHPEKMQSTPFLSAMIISRNH; this is encoded by the exons ATGGACCCAGGAAACAATACAAGAATTTCAGAGTTCCAGCTTCTGGGATTTTCAGAGAAACCAGAACTGCAGCCCCTCATATTTGGGCTTTTCCTCTCCATGTACCTGATCACTGTGACTGGAAACATGCTCCTCATCCTGGCTGTCAACTCTGACTtccacctccacacccccatgtacttcttccttgccaaccTGTCCTTTGCAGACATCTGctttaccaccaccaccatcccaaAGATGCTGTGGAACATCCAGACTCAGAGCAAAGTCATAACCTATGCAGGCTGCATCACACAGATGTATTTTTTCATGCTCTTTACAGGATTAGATATCTTTCTCCTGACTGTGATGGCTTATGACCGCTTTGTGGCTATCTGTCACCCACTGCACTACACAGTCATCATGAGGCCCTGTCTTTGTGGACTTCTGGTTCTGGTATGCTGGATACTGAGTGTCTTTCATTCCTTACTACACACTTCCATGGTGTTGCGGCTGTCCTTCTGCACAGAGGTGGAAATCCCACACTTTTTCTGTGAACTCAATCAGATGATCCAACTTGCATGTTCTGACACATTTCTCAATAACATGGTGATATACATTGCAGCTTTGTTTTTGGCTGTTGGTTCCTTCATTGGGATCCTTTACTCTTACTCTAAGATAGTTTCCTCTATATCTGAAATATCATCAGCTAAGGGAAAGTATAAAGCATTTTCCACCTGTGCATCTCACCTCTCAGttgtctccttattttattttacatgcttAGGAGTGTACTTTACATCTGCAGCTACCCAGAGCTCCCATTCTAGTGCAGTAGCCTCAGTGATGTACACAGTGGTCACACCCATGCTGAATCCATTTatctacagcctgaggaacaaGGACATAAAGTGTTCTCTG aagatggaactggggagggagacaaacaataagagactcttaatctcaggaaataaactgaatgtTGCtggagtg GTTCATTATTTGTGTTGGGGATTATTCTGCTCATTGGAagtgtttagcagcatccctcaGACATTGGCAGCTATGCCCAGGGGACAAGAACCACCTCTGGTTGGGACCACTGGCACAGAGTTTGAAAACTGGGAGCATCCTGAGAAAATGCAATCAACACCTTTCCTCTCTGCAATGATAATTTCGagaaatcactaa
- the LOC116568147 gene encoding olfactory receptor-like protein OLF4, with translation MYLITVFGNLLLILAVSSDSHLHTPMYFFLANLSFADICFTSTTVPKMLINIQTQNKVITYEGCLIQMYFFLLFSGLDVFLLTVMAYDRFVAICHPLQYMVIMNPWLCGMLVLVTWGTIVSLFYCTSLGLYFSSAATQSSHSGAVASVMYTVVTPMLNPFIYSLRNKDIKKALMRFFGIAALKG, from the exons ATGTACCTGATCACTGTGTTTGGAAATCTGCTCCTCATCCTCGCTGTCAGCTctgactcccacctccacacTCCCATGTACTTCTTCTTGGCCAACCTGTCCTTTGCAGACATCTGTTTCACCTCCACCACTGTCCCCAAGATGCTGATAAACATCCAGACACAGAACAAAGTGATCACATATGAAGGCTGCCTCATCCAGATgtattttttcctactcttttcAGGATTAGATGTCTTTCTCCTGACTGTAATGGCTTATGACCGCTTTGTGGCCATCTGTCACCCCCTCCAGTACATGGTCATCATGAACCCCTGGCTCTGTGGAATGCTGGTTCTAGTGACTTGGGGCACAA TTGTCTCCTTATTTTACTGTACAAGCCTAGGATTGTACTTTAGTTCTGCTGCTACCCAAAGCTCCCACTCAGGTGCAGTAGCCTCAGTGATGTACACTGTGGTCACACCTATGCTGAACCCCTtcatctacagcctgaggaacaaAGACATAAAGAAGGCTCTGATGAGATTCTTTGGGATTGCAGCTCTAAAAGGGTAA